One window from the genome of Rhizoctonia solani chromosome 15, complete sequence encodes:
- a CDS encoding Myb protein 1A → MSASPFQVSLSPQDIAQAQALVNQLYSPVIPFLESSDPNVQFFGALTIQVKIARDWDAFPQEHAITLRDTLLELTGRAATRNLPPVITRKLFVSVCSLALRLAPTDREHPESRWPNWILGTAQTLSANGASPGVVLEFLTIVAEEVGRSDWSQRKSKFAYAMHIPPWALVICQYGGSQMDLILRDAAPAVVQAASSSFGTHGRTALKCLEAWISWGIPADNITPLIPLLIDLLSPNSDEDNFVAASDVLQEILTKSSLSEGGAGLRTLTLPLLEWVSRVGIEIMNQAVASEDSGAVSHSVCKLITALGEHSTQYLAAHLNETNVQKFMEVALGYTGFPGWYGVDEEESEMVLPFWYLLEEALLDADYVGDQNGELWGVAKAIYLQLVRILQRKVTWPAEPGWPKDQREKFSNYRRDVGDALINAYYVLRDEMLRELVDPLVERLVNEPVDWESVEATLHNIKAIQEALPVDPNPSLATLFGPRVLGRLPRAGTHRVRRTALATVGAYATWFTTGARTRASTPAGDDSDRVGPQTAAANGANLAVPSTNAGEGASLLLDAVGYVVAALEEPAVCGDAARALKELCDANRVRLAPHIQSFGELHQRLPRIPANEKGKVLQSIASVIQALPPAQAIDPILVIFSFLFAVASPPEAIRDATIAHLGALTACSKGLTRSTDIFTFALEDPDTPEGQALLLSIEQARSDSRMTLLREEIVRLIGTIMARWCVDAEVSTAVSELIKSITALPSDATLLSLSPEPLLELVCTAARVQLTAVWLSLAALLVVQLDPPMWPRLNKESDVEVQRRTGIVAQATTQDFFGYLTKVGGHFPRVILEMSGDIADGLFRITATALTLQERYSLVNACNFMTMFLRKTRNDSALVAPADAQLRKQGAILMEALLLGIGGSAPRSTVPNLAELLSNLVSRVPNEARTWMGSVLMADNPSNAKIPAAAREKFMKAVLGYVDTGFVEEITADVAANRTRSTKKTKEAANEYALVARGLEGSAFGYATSAPGSWLDWTQSSSFSCRVYGGEPVGRLSGSFSAAYSNTEELYDDPIKLGILPEDSVMGLFYSFHSTLNPVIALLDPTLHTPIYVRRRSRLLYTAILAAACRFFKPSHFKPVHDLAQLLLGRALSDGISSVEYIQALLIMTYWKEAEDKSTFRKLGLAIRMAFELNLHHARAEPLPVNELQARERLNEERTWFRECASDMVFFLLRLMVWDSFRHFRACCLRSGNQPSTREAPNDTRRAFSTRRATMAQKPCQVSCNADIVIVTSLEMMSHYNLFRSIRSVVTPLNRVQFEPFIRHVISGGEKFLDGWRFETVDPTISPISKSFLRFYHMRMRLALAELKLVLVYNPLPGATHILLLDCVSAALALLRHITTEFAPNGYLAYGQDIVPFATAYAGAWLFKNLPRFDEQLQNTTLEAFRSLSNACRLQPPTPGNAPLYYAKFFEHLSKHASLQINSVANPASASMPSASLDLTLDMSQMLPHVPLPEDMNHTCLQDYGDGGTKELGEQFELQRAVLSVNLNKAEWAWSLWG, encoded by the exons ATGTCTGCGTCACCGTTCCAAGTTTCGCTTTCGCCACAAGACATCGCTCAAGCCCAAGCA CTCGTGAATCAATTGTACTCGCCTG TTATCCCATTTTTAGAATCATCT GACCCAAACGTGCAATTTTTCGGCGCCTTGACCATCCAGGTTAAGATAGCACGCGACTG GGACGCATTTCCACAAGAACACGCCATCACACTCCGGGATACCTTGCTCGAACTCACAGGCAGAGCCGCAACGAGAAACTTGCCACCTGTGATCACCCGAAAGCTGTTTGTTTCG GTTTGTTCCCTTGCCTTGCGTCTTGCACCCACCGATCGCGAGCATCCCGAATCACGATGGCCAAACTGGATCCTTGGTACTGCTCAAACACTTAGCGCCAACGGAGCATCCCCCGGAGTCGTACTAGAATTCCTTACTATTGTAGCAGAAGAGGTCGGGCGCTCGGATTGGTCGCAGAGAAAAAGTAAGTTTGCTTATGCTATGCACATCCCACCCTGGGCGCTGGTAATATGTCAATATGGAGG GTCCCAAATGGATTTGATCCTTCGCGATGCGGCTCCAGCAGTCGTCCAAGCCGCATCTTCGTCCTTTGGTACGCATGGGCGTACGGCGCTAAAGTGTCTTGAAGCATGGATTAGCTGGGGAATTCCTGCCGA TAATATAACCCCATTGATCCCTCTTCTGATCGACCTACTCTCGCCAAACTCGGACGAAGACAACTTTGTAGCTGCGTCTGATGTATTACAAGAGATACTAACCAAGTCGTCGTTGTCTGAAGGAGGCGCAGGACTCCGGACTCTCACCTTGCCTCTGCTCGAATGGGTTTCGCGGGTCGGAATCGAGATTATGAACCAAGCTGTGGCTT CGGAGGATTCGGGGGCCGTTTCTCACTCTGTATGCAAGTTGATAACCGCCTTGGGTGAACACTCGACCCAATATCTGGCTGCTCATTTGAACGAAACCAATGTTCAAAAATTCATGGAGGTGGCTCTTGGCTACACAGGGTTCCCCGGGTGGTACGGCGTGGATGAAGAGGAGAGCGAG ATGGTATTGCCATTCTGGTACCTGCTCGAAGAAGCCTTGTTGGATGCTGATTATGTGGGCGATCAAAATGGCGAGCTGTGGGGTGTGGCCAAGGCGATCTATCTGCAGCTCGTCCGTATTTTGCAGCGCAAGGTGACTTGGCCGGCCGAGCCTGGATGGCCTAAAG ATCAACGAGAGAAGTTTTCAAA TTATCGACGGGATGTTGGGGATGCACTGATAAATGC ATATTATGTGCTCCGGGACGAGATGTTACGCGAATTGGTGGATCCTCTGGTAGAGAGATTGGTGAATGAGCCTGTAGACTGGGAG AGCGTAGAAGCTACTTTACACAACATCAAGGCCATCCAAGAAGCGTTGCCTGTGGACCCAAATCCATCTCTCGCGACGCTGTTCGGACCTCGCGTTCTTGGCCGCCTTCCGCGCGCCGGGACACACCGTGTACGCCGCACGGCACTCGCAACCGTAGGCGCGTACGCAACATGGTTCACGACCGGAGCACGAACGCGCGCGAGTACACCCGCAGGAGACGACAGCGACCGCGTCGGCCCCCAAACCGCTGCCGCAAACGGGGCAAATTTGGCGGTTCCGAGTACCAACGCGGGCGAGGGTGCCAGCTTGCTGCTGGACGCGGTTGGCTACGTTGTTGCCGCGCTCGAGGAACCGGCCGTATGCGGAGACGCGGCTCGCGCGCTGAAAGAGCTGTGCGATGCCAATCGTGTGCGACTTGCGCCTCATATTCAGAGCTTTGGCGAGCTGCATCAGCGATTACCACGGATCCCG GCGAACGAGAAGGGCAAGGTTCTGCAATCGATTGCTAGCGTTATTCAAGCTTTGCCTCCTGCCCAGGCTATCGATCCTATTTTGGTAATATTCTCGTTCTTATTTGCTGTTG CCTCG CCTCCCGAAGCCATTCGAGATGCGACCATCGCTCACTTAGGTGCATTGACTGCATGCAGCAAGGGTCTCACTCGTTCCACCGACATCTTCACATTTGCACTCGAGGATCCTGATACACCCGAGGGCCAGGCTCTCCTGCTATCAATCGAACAGGCCCGGTCCGATTCCAGGATGACTCTGCTTCGAGAAGAAATCGTGAGGCTTATCGGTACGATTATGGCCAGGTGGTGCGTGGACGCGGAGGTCAGCACG GCAGTTAGCGAATTAATCAAATCTATCACTGCTCTTCCCTCGGATGCAACTTTGCTCTCGTTATCTCCCGAGCCGCTTCTTGAGCTTGTATGCACGGCAGCCAGGGTTCAGCTGACTGCGGTGTGGCTATCGCTCGCTGCGCTCTTGGTTGTCCAACTGGACCCACCGATGTGGCCAAGGTTGAACAAGGAGAGTGATGTGGAGGTTCAGCGCCGGACGGGGATTGTTGCACAGGCGACCA CCCAGGACTTTTTCGGGTACCTTACCAAG GTCGGCGGACATTTCCCCAGAGTCATCCTTGAAATGTCTGGGGATATAGCCGATGGATTATTCCGGATTACGGCGACCGCGCTGACCTTGCAGGAACGATACTCGCTTGTCAACGCATGCAACTTTATG ACCATGTTCCTTCGGAAAACGCGAAACGACAGCGCCCTTGTTGCGCCTGCAGATGCCCAATTACGGAAACAAGGGGCGATATTGATGGAAGCGCTCTTGCTCGGTATCGGAGGCTCCGCGCCCCGATCCACGGTCCCGAACCTCGCTGAGCTCTTGTCGAATCTTGTCTCGCGGGTCCCCAACGAGGCTCGAACGTGGATGGGCTCCGTTTTGATGGCA GATAACCCTAGCAATGCCAAGATACCTGCGGCGGCGAGGGAAAAGTTTATGAAGGCCGTGCTTGGGTATGTGGATACTGGCTTCGTTGAGGAAATCACTGCTGACGTGGCTGCAAATAGAACGAGATCCACCAAGAAGACGAAAGAAGCTGCTAATGAATATGCTCTAGTCGCCCGAGGGTTGGAAGGATCAGCCTTTGGATATGCAACGTCAGCG CCGGGATCATGGCTCGACTGGACTCAATCCTCTAGTTTCTCTTGCCGAGTATACGGTGGCGAGCCAGTTGGCCGACTCTCGGGCTCCTTCTCCGCAGCCTACTCGAACACTGAAGAACTTTATGATGACCCCATAAAACTTGGTATCTTGCCTGAGGATTCTGTAATGGGGCTATTCTACTC ATTTCATTCGACACTTAACCCAGTAATCGCTCTACTCGACCCCACACTTCATACGCCTATTTACGTACGACGAAGATCCCGGTTGTTATATACAGCTATTCTGGCGGCTGCATGTCGATTCTTCAAGCCATCTCATTTCAAGCCAGTTCACGATTTGGCTCAACTTCTCTTGGGAAGAGCACTATCAGATGGTATAAGCAGTGTCGAGTACATCCAGGCACTTCTAATCATGACGTATTGGAAGGAGGCGGAAGATAAAAGTACCTTTAGGAAGTTGGGATTGGCTATCAGGATGGCCTTTGAACTCAACTTGCATCATGCCAGGGCAGAACCTTTGCCCGTTAACGAATTACAAGCGAGGGAGCGGCTG AATGAAGAACGTACCTGGTTTCGTGAGTGTGCCTCTGACatggttttttttttattacgACTTATGGTATGGGATTCGTTTCGTCACTTTAGAGCTTGCTG TTTGCGATCTGGCAACCAGCCTTCGACGAGGGAAGCCCCGAATGATACCAGAAGAGCATTTTCCACAAGGCGGGCTACAATGGCTCAGAAACCATGCCAGG TTTCCTGCA ATGCAGATATTGTGATAGTGACAAGTCTCGAGATGATGTCTCATTACAACCTCTTCCGCTCTATTCGTTCAGTAGTAACGCCTCTAAACCGAGTTCAATTCGAGCCCTTTATTCGCCATGTAATCAGTGGAGGTGAAAAGTTTTTAGATGGGTGGCGGTTTGAGACTG TGGATCCTACTATTTCGCCGATTTCGAAGAGTTTTCTTCGGTTTTATCATATGCGCATGCGACTTGCATTAGCAGAACTCAAACTAGTTCTAGTCTACAACCCTTTGCCAGGGGCAACGCATATACTTCTATTGGATTGCGTCAGCGCAGCTTTGGCTCTGCTACGGCACATCACCACAGAGTTTGCCCCGAATGGATATCTCGCGTATGGGCAGGACATTGTTCCGTTTGCTACCGCCTATGCTGGAGCATGGCTGTTCAAG AACCTCCCTCGATTCGACGAACAGCTTCAGAACACGACGCTAGAGGCTTTCAGGTCTCTCTCCAACGCCTGTCGACTCCAACCACCAACACCAGGCAATGCTCCACTATATTACGCCAAATTCTTCGAGCATTTATCGAAACACGCTTCTTTACAGATTAAT AGCGTTGCCAATCCTGCGTCTGCTAGCATGCCATCGGCTTCACTTGATCTCACGCTAGAC ATgagccaaatgctgccacaTGTACCGCTTCCGGAAGACATGAATCACACTTG CCTCCAGGATTATGGCGATGGAGGGACTAAGGAATTGGGGGAACAATTTGAATTACAACGGGCAGTTCTCAGTGTCAACCTGAACAAGGCTGAGTGGGCATGGTCACTTTGGGGATAA
- a CDS encoding chitinase, translating into MLSSALISLGVAGSALAWPGFGSSRHSSIARAVHARQELVTAKPKEPVAATWFASWHADEFSLANYTTVSYSFALTTPNISFVNISDPEVFKDFVSTAHANNVSATISIGGWTGSIYFSSAVATAENRTEFVKTMVNLLNDNKLDGLSFDWEYPGAAGIGCNTNSPNDTTNFLLFLQELRTALPNATLSAATSINPFISADGTPSTNVSDFASVFDYIQIMNYDIWGPWSDTTGPNAPLNDTCATNATQKVGSAVSAVEAWTKAGFPADQIVLGVAGYGHGFSVTPANALNDSILNPYSTFNKSFTPPGDAWDDMPVGPNGTVALDNGFLNENGTANTAEGIVYKFDECSQTPFVYNQTSGVFVAFDNAESFAAKGKFINATGLRGFAMWEAGGDFDDILLDSIRSAAGFPEVIEDEDDCEDDGGDDGVQTGNGNSSSGGSGSSNNSGAGSSNNSGSSNSGGSSSNNSGSGSSNNSGNTSGNASGNTSGNTSSGNTSSGNNSSGGSASSTPSTGSNSSNNSGSNNSGSTTSPSVPDDEDEDDEECEDDEYPETPVTSTVNPTYPSATATASASSIVVVQPEGTPTAIVSSSSAPQPSATAAPDAGITDDDDEEECEDDDEIIDAASTIASTSASASTASASTEATASATSSAATVSETSASASETATESATASTSTGSSSASASSTESSSVQPIPTESSATTVSESSTPAPTSVSASASASSTEPALSAEPTSTASAESTPVAESTSAAASSASASAEPTSVEPSSAAASSSAEPSPTEPATSAEPTSSAAPTSVESVSAEPSAPESSVESTPVPTPSAEPSSSASLSAPVFEPTRR; encoded by the exons ATGTTGTCGTCCGCTCTCATTTCACTTGGCGTTGCCGGCTCGGCGCTTGCTTGGCCTGGCTTTGGTTCCTCTCGCCACTCCTCCATTGCTCGTGCCGTCCATGCCCGCCAAGAGCTGGTAACTGCAAAGCCCAAGGAGCCTGTCGCCGCCACTTGGTTCGCATCCTGGCACGCCGACGAGTTTTCTCTCGCAAAC TACACCACTGTTTCATACAGCTTCGC CTTGACTACTCCCAACATCAGCTTTGTTAATATCAGCGACCCAGAGGTCTTCAAGGACTTTGTGTCAACTGCCCACGCCAAC AATGTATCAGCTACTATTTCCATCGGTGGCTGGACCGGCTCCATATATTTTAGCTCGGCTGTTGCGACTGCGGAGAACCGCACCGAGTTTGTAAAGACAATGGTCAACCTTCTAAACGATAACAAGTTGGATGGATTGAGCTTCGA TTGGGAATACCCTGGCGCCGCCGGAATTGGCTGTAATACCAACTCCCCTAACGACACTACCAatttcctcctcttccttcaGGAGCTCCGCACCGCCCTCCCGAACGCGACGCTCTCGGCCGCGACATCCATCAACCCCTTCATCTCGGCCGACGGCACGCCAAGCACCAACGTCTCGGACTTTGCCAGCGTATTCGACTACATCCAGATCATGAACTACGACATCTGGGGACCATGGAGCGACACGACCGGTCCCAACGCACCACTCAACGACACCTGCGCGACCAACGCGACGCAAAAGGTGGGGAGTGCCGTAAGCGCCGTCGAAGCGTGGACCAAGGCTGGGTTCCCTGCGGACCAGATTGTGCTTGGTGTCGCAGGCTATGGTCATGGATTCTCGGTCACCCCGGCCAACGCGCTCAACGATAGTATCTTGAACCCTTACTCCACGTTTAACAAGAGCTTTACCCCTCCGGGCGATGCTTGGGACGATATGCCCGTCGGCCCCAACGGCACTGTCGCGCTTGAT AACGGATTCTTGAATGAGAACGGCACTGCTAATACCGCCGAGGGTATCGTGTACAAGTTTGACGAGTGCAGCCAGACT CCCTTTGTGTACAACCAGACATCGGGCGTCTTTGTGGCCTTTGACAATGCCGAATCGTTCG CCGCCAAGGGTAAATTCATCAACGCTACCGGACTCCGTGGATTCGCAATGTGGGAGGCCGGAGGAGACTTTGACGACATCTTGCTCGATTCGATTCGTTCCGCTGCTGGTTTCCCAGAAGTgatcgaggacgaggacgattGCGAGGATGATGGCGGTGATGATGGTGTCCAGACCGGTAACGGTAACTCGAGCTCTGGTGGCAGCGGTTCGTCCAACAACTCGGGTGCTGGTTCGTCCAACAATTCGGGTAGTAGCAACTCGGGTGGAAGCTCCAGCAACAATTCCGGTAGTGGTTCGTCGAACAACTCCGGTAATACTTCGGGCAACGCTTCAGGTAACACTTCGGGCAACACCTCGTCTGGCAACACCTCGTCTGGTAACAATTCGAGCGGTGGAAGCGCATCCAGCACACCTTCGACCGgtagcaacagcagcaacaactCTGGTAGCAACAACTCGGGCTCTACTACTTCCCCGTCCGTACctgacgacgaagacgaggatgacGAAGAGTGCGAGGACGACGAATACCCAGAAACCCCTGTGACCTCCACTGTCAACCCCACCTACCCGTCTGCGACCGCGACTGCTTCTGCCTCTTCGATTGTCGTCGTCCAACCCGAGGGTACCCCGACCGCCATCGTTTCTTCGAGCTCGGCTCCGCAACCCTCAGCCACCGCTGCTCCTGATGCTGGAATTAccgatgacgatgatgaagaggagTGCGAAGACGACGACGAGATCATTGATG CCGCCAGCACTATCGCGTCTACTTCTGCCTCTGCATCGACTGCCTCTGCCTCGACTGAAGCCACTGCCAGTGCCACCTCTTCCGCAGCGACAGTCTCCGAGACATCAGCTTCGGCCTCTGAGACTGCCACCGAGTCGGCCACCGCCTCGACGTCTACCGGCAGCTCTTCGGCCTCTGCATCGAGCACCGAATCCTCGAGCgttcaacccattcccacAGAGAGTTCCGCCACGACAGTCTCGGAGAGCTCCACTCCTGCGCCTACCTCTGTCTCTGCTTCTGCCTCTGCCTCTAGTACCGAGCCTGCTCTGAGCGCTGAACCTACCTCGACCGCCTCAGCCGAATCTACCCCGGTTGCTGAATCCACCTCGGCCGCCGCGTCCTCTGCTAGCGCTAGCGCGGAGCCCACGAGTGTCGAGCCCTCCTCCGCTGCCGCGTCGTCCTCGGCCGAACCCAGCCCCACTGAGCCCGCAACCAGCGCCGAGCCCACCTCCAGTGCTGCACCCACAAGCGTCGAGTCTGTTAGCGCCGAGCCATCTGCCCCCGAGAGCTCTGTAGAGTCCACGCCCGTGCCCACCCCGTCCGCCGAGCCTTCATCGTCGGCGTCCCTGTCCGCCCCCGTGTTCGAACCCACTCGCCGCTAA
- a CDS encoding glycoside hydrolase family 35 protein → MRLAASLGVAFGLASAALHVQAQANTTQWPVHDTGLTKVVQWDHYSLIVNGERLYVWSGEFHYWRIPVPEVWRDILEKVKAAGFNSVSVYGNWGYHSASPGALDFESGAHNFESILDICKEIGLYAIWRAGPYVNAETTAGGFALWATTGAYGTLRNNDTRYTDAWMPYMKKYTSILEKHQITNGGNLLLFQIENEIAGQRLSSGAPNWPLIAYMQNLEKTSRDSGLIIPFFTNAPNMNGKSWSKDYDPNGAQDIYGVDSYPSCWSCNLDECGNVKPFTVVSYHEHFNEVSPTQPSFLPEFQGGSYNPWGGPQGGCASNMGPDFANVFYRHNIAERVSMMSLYMLFGGTNWGGLATNLLGTSYDYSSPISESRQIGQKYYETKLLGMFIRAAKDITKLDRIAASTNYTTNSIISATELRNPDTQAGFYVTRHATSSDTTKDSFQLKVSTSSGSLTVPTSGNIALNGRESKIIVTDFKVGNATLLYSTSEILSHAIIDGREHLALWLPENESGEFLVKGGSKSQKVLTGPAAKFTSSSNGLTVSYTQTSAVGIISFDSFTAVLVPRSTAWKFWAPTLTASPFSPADKLVWVTGPYLVRSASLAKQSTLLEITGDADSSTQIEVWAPKSVTALHWNGQKLAFKKTSYGTLVGTTPSLDITAAKVSEKLKGTLTGWKVADGLPERFANYSDAGAGWVAANHTSTPNPTKPSGSGPVLYADDYGFHLGNILWRGRFNGKATAAQLNVQGGTASGWSAWLNGDYIGSFPGDPVSVRGNLTLSFSNATVLDGENVLLVLQDHSGHDQRADALLPRGILSASLLGPSNGTFTSWRVAGNAGGQKNIDPVRGPIAEGGLHAERLGWHLPGFDDSKWASGSPSDGVQGAGVAFYRTQVDLSKIIDKRGYDVALEFIIDAPKGTNVRAQLYVNGYQYGKFVKQVGNQIAFPVPPGILNIRGKNTIGLSVWSQSAQGAKVSIDWNVLGVYDSGFDADIDAAYLQPGWTADRLAYA, encoded by the exons ATGAGGCTTGCTGCATCACTCGGTGTTGCCTTTGGACTTGCTTCCGCTGCACTCCATGTCCAGGCGCAAGCTAATACGACACAATGGCCTGTGCATGATACCGGGTTAACCAAGGTCGTACAGTGGGATCATTACTC GTTGATCGTCAACGGCGAACGCTTGTATGTCTGGAGCGGCGAATTTCACTATTGGCGAATCCCTGTCCCAGAAG TATGGCGTGACATCCTGGAAAaggtcaaggcagcaggatTCAATTCTGTCTCTGTCTATG GAAACTGGGGATATCACAGTGCCAGCCCTGGTGCCCTCGATTTCGAGTCGGGAGCACACAATTTTGAGTCCATTCTCGATATTTGCAAAGAAATAGGTCTTTATGCAATTTGGAGGGCGGGACC ATATGTCAA TGCCGAAACTACAGCCGGAGGTTTTGCTCTCTGGGCGACGACAGGTGCTTACGGAACTCTGCGGAATAATGACACGAGATATACAG ATGCATGGATGCCGTACATGAAAAAGTACACCAGCATACTTGAAAAGCATCAGATTACTAATGGAGGAAACCTACTGTTGTTCCAAATCGAAAATGAAATCGCTGGACAACGTTTGAGCTCGGGAGCGCCCAACTGGCCGCTcattgcatatatgcagaaCCTGGAGAAAACTTCACGGGATTCTGGACTTATTATT CCGTTCTTTACCAATGCACCCAACATGAACG GCAAGTCATGGTCTAAGGACTATGACCCCAATGGTGCCCAGGACATCTATG GCGTGGATTCGTACCCTTCGTGCTGGAGCTGCAACCTTGATGAGTGCGGAAACGTCAAACCATTTACGGTTGTC AGTTACCATGAACACTTTAACGAGGTTTCTCCTACGCAACCGTCGTTCTTACCTGAGTTCCAGGGTGGATCCTACAA TCCTTGGGGTGGACCACAGGGAGGATGTGCTTCTAACATGGGTCCAGATTTCGCAAACGTGTTCTACCG CCATAACATTGCTGAGCGGGTCTCGATGATGTCTTTGTACATGCTATTCGG CGGTACCAACTGGG GTGGACTTGCGACCAATTTGCTCGGTACTTCGTATGACTACTCATCTCCg ATCAGCGAGAGTCGTCAAATTGGACAAAAATACTACGAGACTAAGCTTCTCGGAATGTTCATCAGGGCTGCCAAAG ATATCACTAAGCTTGATCGTATTGCTGCATCGACCAATTACACTACCAATAGTATCATCAGCGCAACCGAGCTCAGGAACCCGGATACTCAGGCTGGATTCTACGTTACCCGACATGCTACGTCGTCCGACACGACCAAAGATAGCTTCCAGCTCAAAGTTTCTACGTCGTCAGGAAGCCTGACTGTGCCTACCTCTGGAAATATCGCCTTGAACGGAAGGGAGAGCAAGATCATAGTG ACTGACTTCAAGGTTGGAAATGCTACTCTCCTCTATTCGACCTCTGAGATCCTCTCTCATGCCATTATCGATGGAAGGGAGCACCTCGCACTCTGGCTCCCTGAGAACGAGTCCGGAGAGTTCCTGGTCAAGGGTGGCTCGAAATCACAAAAGGTCCTTACCGGTCCGGCAGCCAAGTTCACGAGCTCCTCCAACGGCTTGACTGTCTCTTACACCCAGACATCCGCCGTCGGTATCATTTCGTTCGACTCGTTTACCGCAGTCCTCGTCCCCCGTTCCACGGCATGGAAGTTTTGGGCCCCAACGTTGACCGCTTCTCCATTTTCGCCTGCGGACAAACTTGTCTGGGTTACGGGTCCTTACCTCGTTCGGTCCGCTTCGCTCGCAAAGCAGTCCACTCTGCTCGAGATCACGGGAGATGCCGATAGCTCTACCCAGATTGAAGTTTGGGCGCCCAAGAGCGTCACCGCGCTGCACTGGAACGGTCAAAAGCTTGCATTCAAAAAGACGTCGTATGGCACTTTGGTTGGCACTACTCCTTCGTTGGACATCACCGCCGCCAAAGTGAGCGAGAAACTCAAGGGTACATTGACCGGATGGAAGGTTGCAGACGGGTTACCTGAGCGATTTGCCAACTATTCGGACGCGGGCGCAGGATGGGTTGCTGCTAATCACACTTCGACCCCTAACCCGACCAAACCAAGTGGCAGTGGCCCTGTTTTGTATGCCGACGACTATGGATT CCATTTGGGCAACATCCTCTGGCGCGGACGGTTCAACGGCAAAGCTACCGCGGCCCAACTTAACGTCCAGGGTGGAACTGCGAGCGGGTGGTCTGCGTGGCTCAACGGAGATTACATTGGGAG TTTCCCTGGAGACCCAGTTTCCGTACGCGGTAACCTCACACTCTCGTTCTCCAACGCAACTGTGCTCGATGGCGAGAACGTCTTGCTCGTGCTCCAG GACCATTCGGGGCATGATCAGCGCGCAGATGCTCTCCTCCCACGTGGCATTCTGAGCGCATCACTCCTAGGTCCATCGAACGGGACCTTTACCAGCTGGCGCGTGGCCGGTAACGCGGGTGGCCAAAAGAACATCGACCCTGTGCGTGGGCCGATTGCTGAGGGCGGACTG CATGCCGAGCGCCTGGGATGGCATCTCCCTGGATTCGACGATTCTAAGTGGGCGTCTGGGTCCCCTTCGGACGGAGTACAGGGTGCCGGTGTGGCGTTTTATCGTACCCAGGTAGACCTGAGCAAGATAATCGACAAGCGCG GCTATGACGTCGCTCTTGAGTTTATCATCGACGCGCCAAAAGGGACCAACGTCCGTGCACAGCTCTACGTCAACGG GTACCAATACGGCAAGTTTGTCAAACAAGTGGGCAACCAGATCGCGTTCCCCGTTCCACCCGGGATCCTGAACATCCGAGGAAAGAACACGATCGGTCTGTCCGTGTGGTCCCAGAGCGCGCAGGGCGCCAAGGTCAGCATCGACTGGAACGTGCTGGGCGTGTACGATTCGGGCTTTGATGCCGATATCGACGCGGCGTATCTTCAACCTGGTTGGACCGCCGATCGTCTGGCCTATGCATAA